GTAAATGCACCTTATATGGATGAAAATGTAAATGCACCCTACATGATGGCCCCGCAGATGTCCTGTGCTCCTGTACGCCACTGCCCTCGGCAGAAAGACAACTTTATATTGATAATTGTGTTGTTTATATTATTAATTATTGTGGGATGCAGCATTAGCTGGTAATTCATCTATTGTTTTTTAAGTCAAAAAGATCACACCCCTTAGAAGCATCCAGCTCATGATAAGGCTGCAAACCGCTCAGGTAAAGGGAATCCCCTTTTACAAATAGAACGAGATAAACTTAAACCAGCACTCCTTTTCGATGGGTGCTGGTTTTTGGTTTAGCAAACCACGGGAAGTCCGAAAGAAACTTTCACGTTTCTCTTTAGTTATGGTTAAATAGGGCGTGGAAGTAGGAATTAATGGATAACAATTCTTTTCCGCTGACCTTAAGAATGCTTACGCTCTTTCCGGGCTTCCTTTGCGAGAGCAAAGGAAAAAACCACTATTAATCCTACACTGGCCGTTTTCATTATGAAATCCGAAATTCCAAATATGTAATCTCCTAACTGGTCCAGGAAAGTGAATAGAATTAAAGATACATAGTATAAGGGCCACCCTGAAAACGCACCTGATAAGGATGTAAGTTTTTTGGGCAACTTCCTCCCCCTCTTATCCTATTTCTATGTATTGATTCTTTCAGTCTCTTTCCACGTGCTCAACCTTCTCAATGGTACCAAAAAAATAAGCTGTCGAAAACTTTCTCGACAGCCCGAGAACCAATCCTCGGTGGTTCTCATATATTCAGGAATCCAAATTGTATTTATCATAATAATGACTCTGTTTCTTTTTCCAATCACTCAGTGTAGTTTTAAACACTTGTTCACCTTTCTGATCATAAACTCTTACGATATTTTGATTGCTCGTAATGGCATATTCCTTTTGATGATCAGCGGTTGTGGAAGTCTGTTCTGTTTCATTCGCTGAGGAGGCCGATGCTTTTGCACCATCCTCCTGATTATTTTCTGCTGTTTTAGATTGAGATTGATCTTTTGAAGCTTCTTTTTGGAAGTTCGTAATCTCGACCTCTTCTTTTGCTGATAATGTTTCCCACTGCTTGAACTGGGTCATAAACGTTAGAGCCAGTCCTAGAAGTACAAATGGTATAATGGATTTTACAGTTTTAAACATGACAAACTCCCTCTCTTTCTATCAATCTTTTTCCATGCTATTTTCCTTAACCTGCCAAGCACCAGCGCGCCGTGGATCTGAGCCGCCATATACTCTGTTTTCTTCTTCGTCAACGACCAGAGCTTGGACTCCTCCGTAGTAAGTGGGGGATACCTCCAGGTGCACATCATAATCTCGTTCCTCTAATTCTTCCTTCACTTCATCATCCAGATCTTTTTCTACATAGACATTTTCATCTTCTATATAAAATCTGGGCGAAGCAATGGCATCCTCCAGGGGTTCACCAAACATCACGTGTTTGGTAAGAACTTCAGTGAGCATCATCGGAATTCTTTCTCCTCCCGGTGAACCAATACCTATCTTTCTGTCTCCATTTGTCATAATGGTCGGGCTGGTAAAACTCCTTGGTCTTTTTCCAGCTTCCATTCCGTTTATTGAAGAGTCATCAGGACTGAAGTTTTTAAGCTGATCGTTTAAAAAGAAACCGCCGACTTCTTCACCAGAGCCAAAATATGCGCTTAACGTATTCGTTACCGAAACCATGTTGCCGTCTGCATCTACGACTACATAATGGGTGGTGCTGACATGATCTTCTTCTGCCACTGTGTCGCTTGTTTTATAGTCATCGGATAACTGATCCATATCAATAGAAGCAGCGAGGTCTTCTACATAATCATCCTCTGTCAGTTCTTCGTATGATTTATCAGTGAATAAGGGATCCCCGATATTCTCCACACGATCATCGTACGTTCGCTTGGTTATCTCACCAATCATATGGATGTAATCAGCTTGACTGCCTTCCGCCTCTTTTAGATCAACCATTTCGCTGGCTTTTAAGGATTGAATTAACGTTACACCTGACAATGGCGGCGGGGCTGAATAGACTTCATAACCTGCAAATTCACCTTTTACGGGAGCACTTTTCATAACGCTGTAATTACTTAAGTCTGATTTGGTTAATTCCTTTACACCGGCCGCGAGTTTATCAGAAATATCTCCGTAGTAAAAAGCGCCTGAACCTTCTGATTGAATGCTTTTTAGAGTTTTGGCTAATTCTTTTTGTTTTAATGTTTCATTCGGTTGAATCGGCTCTCCATCAGGAAAGAAATGATCTAATTTCTTAACAGGCATACGCTGAGCATTTTCCTCCAATCGCTGTGTAAGGTGCTCATCCGCCTTAAACCCATCTTCTGCAAGTGAAATGGAGGGCTCCAACAGTTTTTCCATGTCCATGGAACCAAAATCAGAATGGGCTGCCTCGAGACCCTTAACGAGGCCTGGAACTCCAAATTTATTAGAAGGGGTTGCACCTGAAATCGGTGCTGTTTCCCTGTATTGATAAATAACGGGATCCTCCTCTTCGTCAGCAGGGTGAATCAGCATAGCTCCCCCTCCTCCGATGCCTGACCCATAGGGTTCAACGACTCCGAGAGCATAGGAAACAGCAACGGCTGCGTCAACAGCGTTGCCGCCCTTTTCGAGGACTCCCATGCCTGCTTTAACCGCCAGAGGATGTGACGAACTTACTCCGTATGCTTCCGTAGTACCGGTGGATGGAGAAGGTTTAATCCCATAATGGGGAGACTTTTCCATTCCTTGATTACTAATAAAGTAAGTAACGCCCACTGCAGTTACAACGATCAGCATCATAAGAATAGAAAGGATTTTCTTATTCATCCTCCTCTAATTCTCCTTCTTCTAAAATGGAAGAGTGGTCAACTTCGATCACCAGTTTTCCATTTTCTACTGTAAAGTTCGATTCAGGCTCTCCTCGTTTTAATTGAGTAAAGATTTTCTTTTGATTGTATTTATTATTGGTCACGGCAGGACGTGATTCCCTAATTCGCATAGGTAAGATTTCAAACCTGCCAGTTCCATCTTCCATCAAGTCATAGTTAACTAAAGCACTATCTCTTGTACGGGACCAGCCTTGATCAAAGATAAAGTTTCCAAGGCTGTAGAAAATCACTGAATTATCATATACCTCGACCGGAGACAAGACATGAGGGTGGTGGCCTATAATGACATCTGCACCGGCACCCACGATCGCCTTTGCCATTTCCTGCTGTCTCGGGTGAGGTTTGTTATCGTACTCCGCTCCCCAGTGGATGTTGACGACCACCATATCCGCATTCTCTTTCGCCTCTCTTACAAGAGGAAGAAAAGACTCAGGATCTGCAGCTGCAATCCCTGGATTATATTCCAGAGCTCGAAAACCTGACACGTAGACATCAGAAAAGCCCAGGGTCGCTATTTTTAACCCATTGGTCTTCTTGTAGTCAATCTGCTGAGCTGCCTCCAGGTCTTTACCGGCACCTACAAAATCAAGCTCTTTATCTTCAAAGGTTTGAACCGTGTCAAGCAGCCCCTCAGGTCCAAAGTCCATGGCGTGGTTGTTAGCTAGATTTACATTTGAAAAGTTAGCATCTTTTAAAGCTTCTACAGCACTTGGATCTGCACTCAAATGAATAGATTTATCGATTTCGTCATAACTTTTCCCCTCTAGCGTCACAGGGTTTTCAAAATTCCCCGTTACATAGTCTGCAGACTCGAAATAGGGAGCCACTTTTTCGAACAGATAATCGGTCCCTTTTCTCTCTGTAACTTCTTTTACGTTCCGCCCAAACATCATATCGCCTACAAAAGCCGCGCTGAAATAAGAATTTTCTTTTTCTTTAGCTTCTGGAGCGGGCTGCTTATAAAAAAGTTCGAACCCTACAATAAATACAAATAAAATAATAATTCCAATGATGACGTGTTTAT
The Halobacillus halophilus DSM 2266 DNA segment above includes these coding regions:
- the ggt gene encoding gamma-glutamyltransferase, whose translation is MNKKILSILMMLIVVTAVGVTYFISNQGMEKSPHYGIKPSPSTGTTEAYGVSSSHPLAVKAGMGVLEKGGNAVDAAVAVSYALGVVEPYGSGIGGGGAMLIHPADEEEDPVIYQYRETAPISGATPSNKFGVPGLVKGLEAAHSDFGSMDMEKLLEPSISLAEDGFKADEHLTQRLEENAQRMPVKKLDHFFPDGEPIQPNETLKQKELAKTLKSIQSEGSGAFYYGDISDKLAAGVKELTKSDLSNYSVMKSAPVKGEFAGYEVYSAPPPLSGVTLIQSLKASEMVDLKEAEGSQADYIHMIGEITKRTYDDRVENIGDPLFTDKSYEELTEDDYVEDLAASIDMDQLSDDYKTSDTVAEEDHVSTTHYVVVDADGNMVSVTNTLSAYFGSGEEVGGFFLNDQLKNFSPDDSSINGMEAGKRPRSFTSPTIMTNGDRKIGIGSPGGERIPMMLTEVLTKHVMFGEPLEDAIASPRFYIEDENVYVEKDLDDEVKEELEERDYDVHLEVSPTYYGGVQALVVDEEENRVYGGSDPRRAGAWQVKENSMEKD
- a CDS encoding YjcZ family sporulation protein, encoding MDNLNSPYAMAANMNSPYMGANVNAPYMDENVNAPYMMAPQMSCAPVRHCPRQKDNFILIIVLFILLIIVGCSISW
- a CDS encoding CapA family protein translates to MSMKLSYQEKFLQKIKKHKKSTNKHVIIGIIILFVFIVGFELFYKQPAPEAKEKENSYFSAAFVGDMMFGRNVKEVTERKGTDYLFEKVAPYFESADYVTGNFENPVTLEGKSYDEIDKSIHLSADPSAVEALKDANFSNVNLANNHAMDFGPEGLLDTVQTFEDKELDFVGAGKDLEAAQQIDYKKTNGLKIATLGFSDVYVSGFRALEYNPGIAAADPESFLPLVREAKENADMVVVNIHWGAEYDNKPHPRQQEMAKAIVGAGADVIIGHHPHVLSPVEVYDNSVIFYSLGNFIFDQGWSRTRDSALVNYDLMEDGTGRFEILPMRIRESRPAVTNNKYNQKKIFTQLKRGEPESNFTVENGKLVIEVDHSSILEEGELEEDE